In Staphylococcus saccharolyticus, one genomic interval encodes:
- a CDS encoding sucrose-6-phosphate hydrolase, which yields MAEWTREERYQRIEDADENTLEQLKQQVEASPYRQTFHIQPETGLLNDPNGLIYFDGSYYVSHQWFPLGAVHGLKYWFNYKSEDLVHFEPQGPILEPDTKYDSHGVYSGSAFEYQGHLYYMYTGNHRDQHWHRFSTQMIARMKDDGTIEKFPKPVIQAQPAGYTSHFKDPKVFKKNGQLCAILGAQTDTEFGRLLLYSSKDIVNWHFEGEIKTQLTEFGYMWECPDYFEIDRHDVILFCPQGIQAENERYRNIYQSGYMIGHLDIENMIFDHQSFQELDDGFDFYAPQTFTDKNGKRILIGWMGLPEMNYPTDSEGWAHCLTIPRELTIEKDKLKQRPLKNLELLRTNKETALGYANKFNRKLHPYEGKQYEMIIDILDNDATEVYFELRSSKTESTLVTYNQRNNKITLDRSDSGLLPSNCTDTTRSTTLDTPLKQLQIFVDTSSIEIFCNDGERVLTSRIFPSKDATGIKVSTESGQVYLKFTKYDLKV from the coding sequence ATGGCAGAATGGACTCGTGAAGAGAGATATCAACGCATAGAGGACGCTGATGAAAATACTCTTGAACAACTTAAACAACAAGTTGAGGCTTCTCCATATAGACAAACATTTCATATTCAACCTGAAACAGGTTTACTCAATGATCCTAATGGACTTATATATTTTGATGGAAGTTATTATGTGTCACATCAATGGTTTCCATTAGGGGCTGTGCATGGTTTAAAATATTGGTTTAATTATAAAAGTGAGGATTTAGTACATTTTGAACCTCAAGGTCCTATTCTTGAACCAGATACAAAATATGATAGCCACGGCGTGTACAGTGGAAGTGCATTTGAATATCAAGGACATTTATATTATATGTATACAGGAAATCACCGTGACCAACATTGGCATCGTTTCTCTACTCAAATGATTGCTCGAATGAAAGACGATGGCACCATTGAAAAGTTTCCAAAACCAGTTATTCAAGCCCAGCCAGCTGGATATACCAGTCACTTTAAAGATCCTAAAGTATTTAAAAAGAATGGACAATTGTGCGCTATACTAGGTGCGCAAACAGATACTGAATTTGGTCGATTATTATTGTATAGTAGTAAAGACATTGTAAATTGGCACTTTGAAGGTGAAATAAAAACGCAACTAACAGAGTTCGGATATATGTGGGAGTGTCCAGATTACTTTGAAATTGATAGACATGATGTTATTCTATTCTGTCCTCAAGGCATTCAAGCTGAGAATGAAAGATATAGAAATATCTATCAATCTGGTTATATGATTGGACATTTGGATATTGAAAATATGATTTTTGACCATCAATCTTTTCAAGAATTAGATGATGGATTTGATTTTTACGCTCCACAAACTTTTACAGATAAAAATGGTAAACGCATACTAATTGGCTGGATGGGATTACCGGAAATGAATTATCCAACAGATTCCGAAGGTTGGGCACATTGTTTAACTATTCCACGAGAGTTAACTATAGAAAAAGATAAATTAAAGCAACGTCCGCTCAAAAATTTAGAATTATTGAGAACAAATAAAGAAACAGCTTTAGGATATGCTAATAAGTTTAATCGTAAATTACATCCATATGAAGGAAAGCAATATGAGATGATTATTGATATTTTAGACAATGATGCGACAGAAGTTTACTTTGAATTACGCAGTTCTAAAACTGAATCAACACTTGTAACTTACAATCAACGAAATAATAAAATTACATTAGACCGTTCAGATAGTGGTTTACTGCCTTCTAATTGCACAGATACTACTCGATCAACAACGTTAGATACACCTTTGAAACAATTACAGATTTTTGTTGATACATCTAGTATAGAAATTTTTTGCAATGATGGTGAACGTGTTTTAACATCACGTATTTTCCCAAGTAAAGATGCAACAGGAATCAAAGTTTCAACAGAGTCTGGTCAAGTCTATTTAAAATTTACTAAATATGATTTGAAAGTATAA
- a CDS encoding MutS-related protein, whose protein sequence is MITLINIIVSVVERRKIVAKINTLWHSKSKIENFIRPNSKFDAQYRTYKEAYEEHTLIDDKTWSDLNLETFFYKINFNFTVIGEIKLYATLRGMFKIGNTSLIQMFTNNQHFRLNVSYILSKVCKSVYPLFPDQLEPIKHNHSLMFCPLLPFLSLIFIFTIPANGLLIFLGIILLNVVLSLKLKKSYDQDLKSIFYTANVIKQCLSLSKMEGTPNLNVNFNHFKTSRHFSRLLSRVESQDMLSSTIMLLKLIFMVDYVLFHLIQRNYFKYQEEIMSCYDYISTLDNHYSLALYRSTLDTYCEPEISNCKKGVYFQNLKHPLIDEDIAIANDLDISKNILLTGSNASGKSTFMKAVALNLIMSQNLHTTTASSFKCHSVYVITSMANADDVLSGNSYFMAELKSIRRLFNIHSKEMIYCFIDEIFKGTNTTERIAASESVLSFLYHTPNYKVIAATHDIELSTILKKKYLNYYFNESIQNNQIFFDYKIKLGKANTRNAIELLRITHFPDQIYKRAKENVSD, encoded by the coding sequence ATGATTACGCTTATAAATATCATAGTTTCAGTAGTTGAAAGACGAAAAATTGTTGCTAAAATTAATACGCTTTGGCATAGCAAGTCTAAAATCGAAAATTTTATTCGACCTAATTCGAAATTTGATGCACAATATCGCACTTATAAAGAAGCATATGAAGAACATACATTAATTGATGATAAAACATGGTCTGATTTAAACTTAGAAACATTTTTTTACAAGATTAACTTTAATTTTACTGTAATAGGTGAAATAAAACTATATGCTACACTGCGTGGTATGTTTAAAATTGGTAACACTTCACTTATCCAAATGTTTACCAATAATCAACATTTTCGTTTAAATGTATCTTACATACTTTCAAAAGTTTGTAAGTCAGTATATCCATTATTTCCTGATCAACTCGAACCGATTAAACATAATCATTCATTAATGTTCTGCCCTTTGTTACCTTTTCTTTCGTTAATATTTATCTTTACGATACCTGCTAACGGTTTATTAATATTTCTAGGAATCATACTTTTAAATGTAGTGCTTTCCTTAAAACTTAAAAAATCATACGATCAAGATTTAAAGTCTATATTCTATACTGCTAATGTTATTAAACAGTGCCTTTCTCTAAGTAAAATGGAAGGTACACCTAACTTAAATGTAAACTTTAATCATTTTAAGACATCTCGTCATTTTAGTAGATTATTATCCCGGGTAGAATCACAAGATATGCTAAGTAGTACTATTATGTTACTCAAGCTTATATTCATGGTAGACTATGTACTATTTCATTTAATTCAACGTAACTATTTTAAATATCAAGAAGAAATAATGTCTTGCTATGACTATATCAGTACATTGGATAATCATTATTCACTTGCCTTATATAGAAGTACTTTAGACACCTATTGTGAGCCTGAAATAAGTAATTGCAAGAAAGGCGTTTATTTCCAAAACTTAAAGCATCCTTTAATCGATGAAGATATTGCAATAGCAAATGACCTAGATATATCAAAAAATATATTACTTACAGGATCCAATGCTTCAGGTAAATCTACATTTATGAAAGCTGTAGCATTAAATTTAATCATGTCACAAAACCTTCATACTACTACTGCATCATCGTTCAAATGTCACAGTGTCTATGTGATAACATCTATGGCAAATGCAGATGATGTGCTAAGTGGGAATAGCTATTTTATGGCCGAACTTAAATCTATTAGGCGACTATTTAACATTCATAGTAAAGAAATGATATACTGTTTTATCGATGAAATATTTAAAGGTACGAATACAACTGAACGTATTGCTGCTTCTGAATCTGTGTTAAGTTTTCTATATCATACCCCTAACTATAAAGTGATTGCTGCAACACATGATATAGAACTATCTACAATTTTGAAAAAGAAATATCTTAATTATTACTTCAATGAATCTATTCAAAATAATCAAATTTTCTTTGATTACAAAATAAAACTCGGTAAAGCTAATACACGTAATGCAATTGAATTATTACGAATTACGCACTTTCCTGATCAAATTTATAAACGTGCCAAAGAAAATGTTAGTGACTAA
- the tsaE gene encoding tRNA (adenosine(37)-N6)-threonylcarbamoyltransferase complex ATPase subunit type 1 TsaE, whose amino-acid sequence MLTINNLEDMKKFANVLVKNLNVGSLILLNGDLGAGKTTLTQFIGKSLGVKRTINSPTFNIIKSYRGSELKLHHMDCYRLEDQEDDLGFDEYFEDKAIIVIEWSEFIKDLLPNDYLSITINVKDENKRLITIDAHGDEYKKIKGAVLHELSSN is encoded by the coding sequence GTGCTAACTATCAATAATTTAGAAGATATGAAAAAATTTGCAAATGTACTTGTTAAAAATTTAAATGTGGGAAGTTTAATTTTACTAAATGGTGACTTAGGTGCTGGCAAGACTACTTTAACTCAATTTATAGGGAAGTCACTAGGAGTTAAAAGGACAATTAATTCACCAACGTTTAATATTATAAAATCTTATAGAGGCTCTGAATTAAAATTACATCATATGGATTGTTATCGTTTAGAAGATCAAGAAGATGATTTAGGTTTTGATGAATATTTTGAGGATAAAGCAATTATCGTGATTGAGTGGAGTGAATTTATTAAAGATTTACTTCCTAATGATTATCTATCGATTACTATCAATGTCAAAGATGAAAATAAACGTCTTATAACTATCGATGCCCATGGAGACGAATATAAAAAAATTAAGGGGGCTGTATTACATGAACTATCTTCTAATTGA
- a CDS encoding redox-sensing transcriptional repressor Rex, which produces MPENTKIPRATLKRLPLYYRFVSILKSKGIDRVNSKAISEALQIDSATIRRDFSYFGELGKKGYGYNVDSMLEFFKSELSESDEIKIAIVGVGNLGRALLTYNFSIHDEMTITEAFDVREHIVGEEIGNVVVKHSDEIKSAVEAEDIDVVILTTPEKVAQQVVNQLVKAGIKGILNFTPSRVKTPQDVQVHHIDFGIELQSLLFFMKNYSK; this is translated from the coding sequence ATGCCAGAGAACACTAAAATTCCTCGAGCTACTCTAAAACGTTTACCTTTATATTATAGATTTGTAAGTATTCTAAAATCTAAAGGGATTGACCGAGTAAATTCAAAAGCAATCAGTGAAGCTTTACAAATAGATTCAGCAACTATTCGTCGAGACTTTTCTTATTTTGGAGAATTAGGTAAAAAAGGTTATGGATATAATGTCGATAGTATGTTGGAATTTTTCAAATCAGAGCTAAGTGAAAGCGATGAAATTAAAATCGCTATTGTGGGAGTAGGGAACTTAGGACGTGCGTTACTTACATATAATTTCTCAATTCATGATGAGATGACAATTACAGAAGCGTTTGATGTTAGAGAACACATCGTTGGCGAAGAAATTGGAAATGTAGTAGTTAAACATAGCGATGAAATTAAATCGGCAGTTGAAGCGGAAGATATCGATGTCGTAATTTTAACGACACCTGAGAAAGTAGCACAACAAGTTGTTAATCAACTTGTTAAAGCTGGTATAAAAGGTATACTTAATTTTACACCAAGTCGAGTTAAAACACCTCAAGATGTACAAGTTCATCATATTGATTTTGGTATTGAATTACAATCATTGTTATTCTTTATGAAAAATTATAGTAAATAA
- the abc-f gene encoding ribosomal protection-like ABC-F family protein produces the protein MILLQLNDISKSFDGEDIFTDVNFEVKTGERIGVVGRNGAGKSTLMKIIAGVENFDSGHISKIKNLKMSYLTQQMTLDSDATVFEEMSKPFKHIKNIEEMFKSETDWFATHTHEYETETYREHIERYESLTNRFEQLEGYQYESKIKTVLHGLHFTEKDFNKPINDFSGGQKTRLSLAQMLLKEPDLLLLDEPTNHLDLETTQWLEDYLKFFKGAIVIISHDRYFLDKIVTQIYDVALGNFKRYVGNYEQFIEQRDQYYKKRMQEFENQQEEIKRLETFVKKNITRASTSGMAKSRRKTLEKMHRIDKPMIDARSANMQFNFDRNTGNDVMHIKDLEIGYEVPITDPINIEISKGDHIAIIGPNGVGKTTLIKTIVEKQSKLAGEITYGANLQIGYYDQKQAEFKSNKTILDYVWDQYPTMNEKDVRAVLGRFLFVQDDVKKVINDLSGGEKARLQLALLMLQRDNVLILDEPTNHLDIDSKEILEQALQNFKGTIIFVSHDRYFINRLANKVFDLNHHGGHMYLGDYQYFIEKTEEAKAIQTQQALKQHTTDSETGTTNSSSYVNQKQQKRDQRKIERQIEQREAQIEEYENHITYLEEQLTQPEVFNNPIKAAVYADQKTQTEHKLEQTMKEWEELQEKL, from the coding sequence ATGATACTTTTACAACTTAATGACATCTCAAAATCGTTCGATGGTGAAGATATCTTTACAGACGTCAATTTTGAAGTTAAAACTGGAGAACGTATTGGAGTTGTCGGCCGTAACGGTGCTGGTAAATCAACTTTAATGAAGATTATAGCAGGCGTAGAAAATTTTGATAGTGGTCATATTTCTAAAATTAAAAATTTAAAAATGAGTTATTTAACACAACAAATGACTCTTGATTCTGACGCCACTGTTTTTGAAGAAATGTCAAAACCGTTTAAACATATAAAAAATATAGAAGAAATGTTTAAATCAGAAACTGATTGGTTCGCCACACATACTCATGAATATGAAACTGAGACTTATCGTGAACACATTGAAAGATATGAATCGTTAACCAATCGTTTTGAACAACTTGAAGGCTATCAATATGAAAGTAAAATAAAAACTGTACTTCACGGACTTCATTTTACTGAAAAAGATTTTAATAAGCCAATTAATGATTTCTCTGGTGGTCAAAAAACACGTCTTTCACTTGCTCAAATGCTACTTAAAGAACCAGACTTACTTCTACTCGATGAACCTACTAACCATCTTGATTTAGAAACAACTCAATGGTTAGAAGATTACTTGAAATTCTTTAAAGGTGCAATCGTTATTATTAGTCATGATAGATACTTTTTAGATAAAATTGTTACACAAATTTATGATGTGGCTTTGGGAAATTTCAAACGTTATGTGGGGAATTATGAACAATTTATCGAACAGCGTGACCAATATTATAAAAAACGTATGCAAGAATTTGAGAATCAGCAAGAGGAAATTAAACGTTTAGAAACATTTGTCAAAAAAAATATTACTCGTGCTTCAACAAGTGGAATGGCTAAAAGTCGGCGTAAAACTTTAGAAAAAATGCATCGCATAGATAAACCTATGATTGATGCTCGTAGCGCTAATATGCAATTTAACTTTGATAGAAATACAGGAAACGATGTCATGCACATCAAAGATTTAGAAATTGGTTATGAAGTTCCTATTACTGACCCAATAAATATTGAGATATCAAAGGGAGATCATATTGCAATCATAGGCCCAAATGGTGTTGGAAAGACAACACTTATTAAAACAATTGTCGAAAAGCAATCTAAACTTGCAGGAGAGATTACTTATGGCGCTAATTTACAAATTGGTTATTATGATCAAAAACAAGCTGAATTTAAATCAAACAAGACCATACTTGATTACGTATGGGATCAGTATCCAACTATGAATGAGAAAGATGTGCGTGCAGTATTAGGGCGTTTTTTATTTGTTCAGGATGATGTTAAAAAAGTAATCAATGATTTATCTGGCGGTGAAAAGGCACGATTACAATTAGCACTTTTAATGTTACAAAGAGATAATGTCCTTATTTTGGATGAACCCACAAACCATTTAGATATTGACTCTAAAGAGATACTTGAACAAGCTTTGCAAAATTTTAAAGGTACGATTATATTTGTTTCGCATGACCGTTACTTTATCAATCGACTTGCTAATAAGGTATTTGATTTAAATCATCATGGCGGACACATGTACCTTGGAGATTATCAATATTTTATTGAAAAAACTGAAGAAGCTAAAGCAATTCAGACACAACAAGCTTTAAAACAACATACTACCGATAGTGAAACAGGTACTACTAATTCTTCTTCATACGTGAACCAAAAACAACAAAAACGTGATCAAAGAAAGATAGAACGTCAAATTGAGCAAAGAGAAGCTCAAATTGAGGAATATGAAAATCATATCACCTACTTAGAAGAACAACTCACTCAACCTGAAGTATTTAATAATCCAATTAAAGCTGCTGTGTATGCTGATCAAAAAACTCAAACCGAACACAAGTTAGAACAAACCATGAAAGAATGGGAAGAATTACAAGAAAAATTATAA
- the rimI gene encoding ribosomal protein S18-alanine N-acetyltransferase: MDRPTTEQLNIRKMSVKDVPQVFDIERESFNDSSWTIDAFYHEIEQNEFATYFVIEYDDKIIGYLGLWIVIDQAQITTVAITHQFRGFGLGQLLLEYVKNYASHTCEVMSLEARIGNEIAQHVYKNLGFQYGGKRKNYYGEGEDAIVMWVNLK; encoded by the coding sequence TTGGATAGACCGACAACAGAACAGTTAAATATTAGAAAGATGAGTGTTAAAGATGTACCTCAAGTTTTCGATATCGAAAGAGAGAGCTTCAATGATAGTTCATGGACAATTGATGCGTTTTATCATGAAATTGAACAAAATGAATTTGCAACGTATTTTGTGATTGAATATGATGATAAAATTATTGGTTATCTTGGATTATGGATTGTCATCGATCAAGCGCAAATTACTACTGTAGCAATTACTCATCAATTTAGGGGCTTTGGTCTCGGACAATTGTTACTTGAATATGTAAAAAATTATGCTAGTCATACTTGTGAAGTGATGAGTTTGGAAGCACGTATCGGGAATGAAATTGCACAACATGTATATAAAAATTTAGGATTTCAATATGGTGGTAAAAGAAAAAATTATTACGGTGAAGGAGAGGATGCAATAGTGATGTGGGTGAATTTGAAATGA
- the tsaB gene encoding tRNA (adenosine(37)-N6)-threonylcarbamoyltransferase complex dimerization subunit type 1 TsaB has translation MNYLLIDTSNQPLSVAIMKDDKVLVEKTTDIKQNHSVQLMPEIKSLFEKSYIDKCDITDIAVAEGPGSYTGLRIGVTVAKTLAYALNSNLYGVSSLKALAATVKDDTRLLVPIFDARREAVYTGVYQYQKGTLITIIEDTYILINELLHKLHHMKQPYVFIGHHTDKINHLLDSEVIKQLPRAAIMKQLIQNPVNIHAFTPKYHKLSEAERNWIDRQQNS, from the coding sequence ATGAACTATCTTCTAATTGATACATCTAACCAACCTCTTTCAGTAGCTATAATGAAAGACGATAAAGTACTTGTAGAGAAAACTACAGATATTAAACAAAATCATTCTGTACAATTAATGCCAGAAATAAAAAGTTTATTTGAGAAGTCCTATATAGATAAATGTGATATAACGGATATTGCTGTAGCTGAAGGACCAGGATCTTACACTGGACTTAGAATAGGTGTCACAGTAGCAAAAACCTTAGCCTACGCTTTAAATTCAAATTTATATGGTGTATCTTCACTTAAGGCACTGGCAGCAACGGTTAAGGATGATACTAGGTTACTAGTTCCAATTTTTGATGCCAGAAGAGAAGCGGTGTATACAGGAGTGTATCAATACCAAAAGGGGACATTAATTACTATCATTGAAGATACGTATATACTTATAAATGAATTGCTTCATAAATTGCACCATATGAAACAGCCATACGTTTTTATAGGTCATCACACTGACAAGATTAATCATTTATTAGATAGTGAGGTTATCAAACAATTACCTAGGGCGGCAATTATGAAGCAGTTGATTCAGAACCCAGTAAATATTCACGCATTTACTCCTAAATATCATAAATTATCAGAGGCGGAAAGAAATTGGATAGACCGACAACAGAACAGTTAA
- the agrC gene encoding quorum-sensing sensor histidine kinase AgrC, with protein sequence MDDINLFPFAALQTFLMIWVTKVIINMKFNFRDYLIVLTIVIPSAIMYYLWQSKALIVLVIAITIFFYTKIKLYSILVVLFTTMILYITNFITVYIYLTIQDYIPFKFALQLIDFSCFVVIALIIAYLTQLLFYKLKVSYLSLNKRYLLIITIVLFISFILLYMVSQTDMRGNDTLKLYAILLLAIMVFLSVVILVMSNFTLREMRYKRNVKEIEAYYEYTLRIESINNEMRKFRHDYVNILTTLSDYIREDDMPGLREYFNEHIVPMKDNLKTRSIKMNGIEKLKVREIKGLITTKILQAQEKKIPISIEVPDEVDRIDMNTIELSRIIGIILDNAIEASENLEDPLIRIAFIDNDVSVTFIVMNKCSDNIPKIHELFEQGFSTKGDNRGLGLSTLKELTDENENVLLDTIIENGFFVQKVEIINKES encoded by the coding sequence ATGGATGATATTAATTTATTTCCGTTTGCAGCCCTACAAACTTTTTTAATGATTTGGGTTACTAAAGTTATTATTAATATGAAATTTAATTTTAGGGATTACTTAATCGTTTTGACGATTGTAATCCCTTCTGCTATCATGTATTATCTTTGGCAAAGTAAAGCATTAATCGTCTTAGTCATAGCTATTACCATTTTCTTTTATACCAAAATTAAACTTTATTCGATATTAGTTGTTTTATTTACTACTATGATTTTATATATAACTAATTTTATAACTGTATACATATATTTAACAATACAAGATTATATTCCTTTTAAATTTGCTTTACAGTTGATAGATTTTAGTTGCTTTGTAGTCATAGCTCTAATCATTGCTTATTTAACTCAACTATTATTTTATAAATTGAAAGTATCATATTTGTCACTTAATAAAAGATACTTATTAATAATAACAATAGTGCTTTTTATATCTTTTATTTTACTTTATATGGTTTCTCAAACAGATATGCGAGGTAATGACACACTTAAATTATACGCTATCTTATTGTTGGCAATCATGGTTTTTTTAAGTGTAGTGATTCTCGTGATGTCCAATTTTACTCTTCGTGAAATGAGGTATAAACGTAACGTAAAGGAAATCGAGGCTTACTATGAATACACGCTTCGCATAGAAAGTATTAATAACGAGATGCGTAAGTTCCGTCATGACTATGTGAATATCCTCACTACCCTTTCTGATTATATTCGCGAGGATGATATGCCTGGATTACGTGAATACTTTAATGAACACATCGTTCCAATGAAAGACAATTTAAAAACACGTTCTATTAAAATGAATGGTATTGAAAAACTCAAGGTTAGAGAAATTAAAGGTTTGATTACAACTAAGATTCTTCAAGCACAAGAAAAGAAAATTCCGATTAGTATAGAGGTTCCAGACGAAGTCGATCGAATCGATATGAACACCATTGAACTTAGTCGTATCATTGGTATCATATTGGATAATGCAATAGAGGCTTCAGAAAACCTAGAAGACCCACTAATCCGTATTGCTTTTATTGATAATGATGTATCTGTTACATTTATTGTAATGAATAAATGTAGCGATAATATTCCTAAGATACACGAATTATTTGAACAAGGTTTCTCAACAAAAGGTGACAACCGTGGTTTAGGTTTATCAACTTTAAAAGAACTTACTGATGAAAACGAAAATGTTTTATTAGATACCATCATTGAAAATGGTTTCTTTGTTCAAAAAGTAGAAATTATAAATAAAGAATCGTAA
- the agrA gene encoding quorum-sensing response regulator AgrA — MKIFVCEDDPRQRENIVSIIKNYIMIEEKPMELTLATNDPYEVLKQSKEMNDIGCYFLDIQLEADMNGIKLASEIRKHDPVGNIIFVTSHSELTYLTFVYKVAAMDFIFKDDPSELKMRIIDCLETAHTRLKLLSKESNIDTIELKRGSNSVYVQYDDIMFFESSTKSHRLISHLDNRQIEFYGNLKELAQLDNRFFRCHNSFVVNRHNIESIDSKERIVYFKNGEHCFASVRNVKKI, encoded by the coding sequence ATGAAAATATTCGTTTGCGAAGATGATCCAAGACAAAGAGAGAACATTGTTTCAATTATAAAAAACTATATTATGATTGAAGAAAAACCTATGGAATTGACTCTCGCAACTAATGATCCTTATGAGGTTCTAAAACAATCCAAAGAAATGAATGACATCGGTTGTTATTTCCTTGATATTCAATTAGAAGCTGATATGAATGGTATTAAACTTGCCAGCGAAATTCGTAAACATGATCCTGTAGGCAATATTATATTTGTGACAAGTCATAGTGAACTCACTTATTTAACGTTTGTATATAAAGTCGCTGCAATGGACTTTATTTTTAAAGATGATCCATCAGAACTTAAAATGAGAATTATTGATTGTCTTGAAACAGCACATACACGTTTAAAATTACTATCTAAAGAAAGTAATATAGACACCATTGAGTTGAAACGTGGTAGCAATTCGGTATATGTACAATATGACGATATCATGTTTTTTGAATCATCTACAAAGTCACATCGTCTGATTTCACATCTTGATAATCGTCAAATTGAGTTTTACGGAAATTTAAAAGAATTGGCACAACTTGATAATCGCTTCTTTAGATGTCATAACAGCTTTGTAGTTAATAGACATAATATCGAGTCTATTGATTCTAAAGAACGTATCGTTTATTTTAAAAATGGAGAACATTGTTTCGCGTCCGTACGTAATGTTAAAAAAATTTAA
- the tsaD gene encoding tRNA (adenosine(37)-N6)-threonylcarbamoyltransferase complex transferase subunit TsaD yields the protein MTTDTLILAIETSCDETSVSVIKNGTKILSNTVLSQIDSHKRFGGVVPEVASRHHVEGITATIQESLETANVSMNDVNAIAVTQGPGLIGALLIGINAAKALAFAYDKTIIPVHHIAGHIYANHLEQPLTFPLMALIVSGGHTELVYMKDHLNFEVIGETRDDAVGEAYDKVARTINLPYPGGPHIDRLASQGKDTYEFPRVWLEKDSYDFSFSGLKSAVINKLHNLRQKNENIIAEDVATSFQNSVVEVLTYKAIHACHDYQVNRLIVAGGVASNKGLRTSLTNSCKYEDIQLTIPSPKLCTDNAAMIGAAGHYLYQAGLRGNLALNGENNIDIEDFSM from the coding sequence ATGACAACAGATACTTTAATTCTAGCTATAGAAACGAGTTGTGATGAGACAAGCGTAAGTGTTATAAAAAATGGAACTAAAATTCTTTCTAATACGGTCCTTAGTCAAATTGATAGTCATAAAAGATTTGGCGGAGTAGTGCCTGAAGTGGCTAGTCGCCACCATGTAGAAGGAATAACAGCTACAATACAAGAATCTCTTGAAACCGCCAATGTGAGTATGAATGATGTCAATGCTATCGCTGTCACACAAGGTCCAGGTTTAATTGGTGCATTACTTATAGGTATTAATGCGGCTAAAGCACTAGCATTTGCCTATGATAAAACCATTATTCCAGTACACCATATTGCTGGACATATCTATGCAAATCATTTAGAACAACCTTTAACGTTTCCTCTTATGGCTCTCATAGTTTCAGGGGGGCATACTGAATTGGTTTACATGAAAGACCATCTAAATTTCGAAGTGATTGGTGAGACTAGAGATGACGCAGTAGGAGAAGCATATGATAAGGTGGCACGCACGATAAACTTACCATATCCTGGTGGTCCTCACATAGATCGTCTTGCATCTCAAGGCAAAGATACTTATGAGTTTCCTCGAGTTTGGCTTGAAAAAGATAGCTATGATTTTAGTTTTAGTGGTCTCAAAAGTGCAGTCATTAATAAATTGCATAATTTACGTCAAAAAAATGAAAATATAATTGCAGAGGATGTCGCAACAAGTTTCCAAAACAGCGTTGTTGAAGTATTAACATATAAAGCGATTCACGCTTGTCATGATTATCAGGTGAATCGTCTTATTGTTGCAGGTGGTGTAGCTAGCAATAAAGGTTTAAGAACATCTTTAACCAATTCTTGTAAGTATGAAGACATTCAGCTAACGATTCCAAGTCCAAAGTTGTGTACTGATAACGCAGCGATGATTGGTGCAGCAGGGCATTATCTGTATCAAGCAGGATTACGCGGAAATTTAGCACTTAATGGTGAAAATAATATTGATATCGAAGATTTTTCAATGTAA
- a CDS encoding ACT domain-containing protein → MERTIQFIVADQVSTLNRITSAFVRLQCNIDELHVQHSAQEGISNMELKVNIKDEDVFNIVLKKLEQQVNVLSIRSN, encoded by the coding sequence ATGGAACGTACAATTCAGTTTATAGTAGCAGATCAAGTAAGTACTCTTAATCGTATTACAAGTGCTTTCGTTAGATTGCAATGTAATATTGATGAACTACATGTTCAACATTCAGCACAAGAAGGCATTTCTAATATGGAACTTAAAGTTAATATTAAAGATGAAGACGTTTTCAATATTGTCTTAAAAAAATTAGAACAACAAGTAAATGTTTTAAGTATTAGAAGTAACTAA